The sequence below is a genomic window from Patescibacteria group bacterium.
TGTTGCTTTACCAATGTGACTTCTCCCGAATCTGCTTCCAAAGAACCTTTGAATGAAATTATTATCCCTTTTGCTTCCTTTTGCGCAAAAGTGGCTTTATCCTTTTCCGTGTCTATAAATCCTGTGGCTTTCAAGGGATGCAAAGCGGCTATTAATGTCTCCATCTCTGCATTGCCTGCGGCCACAGTGGCGGCCCCTGCGCTCACCTCCCACGTGTCTCCATCCTTGTGATAGGTTTTTATGGTTGCCCCTTGCATGCGGTAGGTGATCGTGTCAAGCGCGGCGGGGTCAATATTCACAATCGTTTTATTCCTCCAAGAATCAATAAGCAACGGGAATACAAGAGACAGATTGGCATTGGCCAGATAGACCTCATCTTTGCCCTCAATCTTCACATAAGACGAGCTGTAGGTAGGGCCGCTTTTGCCTACCCTGAATGCGATACGCGTATCCTCCACGCGCAGGGAAATCAACAGCCCTTCATCACCAACTCCTAATCTTTCAAAATTCTCGGGGTTGCGAGATATGGGGCCTTCATAGGCACTGGTGCGCAAAGTATCCAAGGCTTTTTGCACCAGCTCCGCATCTGCGCGTTTCCCATCTACGCGCCACGCACCGTCCTGTCGCGCTAAGGCAATAACGCTTTCATCTTTCTTAATCTCTATCTCCCCAACCTGCGAAGGGTCCATATTCTGAAGCGCTTTACTCATATTATTGGCGTTTCCACTCTTCTCCCCTCTTCCTTTCCGCCACCTCACTCCTCCTATTATCGCCGCAAGCACCACTACGATAAGCGCAAGAATTAACAATACTTTTTTGCTCATAAAATGAAAGCGTAGAATAATGCAGTAGAACTAATATCCGAAACGAAGGTTAGTCAATTTTAGTGCGAGGACTGTCCGAGGGAGTCCCGATGAGCTATGGATGATTAGTATTGGAGGCGAAACGGGACGATGCCATAAGGCACCCGAGTTCCGCAGAAGAAAATTGGGCTAACCTGAGTGG
It includes:
- a CDS encoding DUF4340 domain-containing protein, producing the protein MSKKVLLILALIVVVLAAIIGGVRWRKGRGEKSGNANNMSKALQNMDPSQVGEIEIKKDESVIALARQDGAWRVDGKRADAELVQKALDTLRTSAYEGPISRNPENFERLGVGDEGLLISLRVEDTRIAFRVGKSGPTYSSSYVKIEGKDEVYLANANLSLVFPLLIDSWRNKTIVNIDPAALDTITYRMQGATIKTYHKDGDTWEVSAGAATVAAGNAEMETLIAALHPLKATGFIDTEKDKATFAQKEAKGIIISFKGSLEADSGEVTLVKQQNVWWIRAAGEDEIFTLSDSFAKSLAIP